A genomic stretch from Thermoplasma sp. Kam2015 includes:
- a CDS encoding SIS domain-containing protein — protein sequence MTDKLPEVRRSHPYVMYDMMRDIPNGIDRTLSSMEKIDLSFLGDHILFLGNGTAYHSAYVGSQILDETARRHSVVQAYEYLNYMRSSATTIAVSHTGKTKSTVDAAIKARKTSITAGITHYADSPLSKAVDHPITIADEDLSLCNTKAFFNNAFAALYISDYYGNLSYDMKALRSEIVKHVSSDDAEMKTISEDLDHINDIFVLGSGYNFPVAREAAQKIKEATHMHAEGIEFEEFNHGCTAVMDDHTLVILIEGQKDRSRGDQIVRASRYVGSTTLVINGEGDLSIYNDPPDEFSASFLNTLDLYYLAYYLAVRRNINPDMLRFEDRRYRDYDSTVFPPGEH from the coding sequence ATGACGGACAAATTACCGGAAGTAAGGCGATCGCATCCTTACGTGATGTACGATATGATGAGAGATATCCCAAATGGGATAGATAGAACCTTATCCTCAATGGAGAAGATAGATCTGTCATTCCTGGGCGATCATATACTCTTCTTGGGTAATGGCACAGCTTACCATTCCGCGTATGTTGGAAGCCAGATACTCGATGAGACCGCCAGAAGGCATTCCGTTGTGCAGGCCTATGAATATCTGAATTACATGCGATCCAGTGCCACCACCATCGCTGTATCCCACACTGGGAAGACGAAGAGCACCGTTGATGCCGCCATTAAGGCCAGAAAAACCTCAATAACGGCTGGTATCACACATTATGCAGATTCACCACTCTCAAAAGCGGTGGATCATCCCATAACCATAGCTGATGAGGATCTATCGCTCTGCAACACCAAGGCATTTTTCAACAACGCCTTCGCAGCCCTTTACATTTCGGATTACTATGGAAATCTATCATACGACATGAAGGCCCTAAGATCGGAGATAGTAAAGCATGTCTCCAGCGATGATGCCGAGATGAAGACCATATCGGAGGATCTCGATCATATTAACGATATATTTGTGCTTGGATCCGGCTATAACTTTCCAGTTGCAAGGGAGGCGGCGCAGAAGATAAAGGAGGCGACACACATGCATGCGGAAGGCATAGAATTCGAAGAATTCAATCACGGATGCACAGCGGTGATGGATGATCATACGCTGGTGATCCTCATAGAGGGCCAGAAGGACAGATCAAGAGGCGATCAGATCGTTAGGGCGTCGCGATACGTTGGATCGACAACTCTGGTGATCAACGGCGAGGGAGATCTGAGCATCTACAATGACCCACCTGATGAATTTTCCGCATCTTTTCTGAATACTCTCGATCTCTACTATCTTGCCTATTATCTCGCAGTACGCAGGAACATCAATCCTGATATGCTGCGATTTGAGGATAGAAGATACAGGGATTACGACAGTACGGTGTTTCCTCCAGGAGAGCACTGA
- a CDS encoding ornithine cyclodeaminase (catalyzes the formation of L-proline from L-ornithine), which translates to MYYINEDEVNANLSMQDTIQAIREAFEEYHAGKATSNTRVRTFSEGSVLNTMPASLDKYHIMGHKTYIASKEGARFVVTIFDARSNDLLAIVEANRLGQMRTGAVTAYATSMLHPSVENFTLIGSGFQAETQLEGILTVSHPHSIRVYSRNYDHARNFASRMSKKLGTEIRAVEGIEAALDGSDTITSITNSTSPIILRKYLPDRYHVNLAGSNYMNRREAEYEVLHDSDLVVTEHYDQSMVESAEIAEYVRLGGKPIELRDIAGNYGKFSGMNRTVFKSMGIGLEDIATAYRVLRNMNLV; encoded by the coding sequence ATGTATTATATTAATGAAGATGAGGTTAATGCGAATCTTTCCATGCAGGATACCATACAGGCGATCAGGGAGGCCTTTGAGGAATACCATGCTGGTAAAGCAACGTCAAATACCAGAGTAAGGACATTCTCTGAGGGTTCTGTTCTCAACACCATGCCGGCATCGCTGGATAAGTACCACATAATGGGTCACAAGACCTATATCGCCTCGAAAGAGGGCGCAAGATTTGTCGTCACGATCTTCGATGCGAGGAGCAATGACCTCCTCGCCATTGTGGAAGCCAACAGGCTGGGCCAAATGAGAACAGGTGCAGTAACTGCCTATGCGACGAGCATGCTTCACCCATCTGTGGAGAATTTCACGCTGATAGGATCAGGATTCCAGGCTGAAACGCAGCTTGAGGGTATACTGACAGTTTCCCATCCCCACTCCATAAGGGTGTACTCACGAAACTACGATCATGCGAGGAATTTTGCCTCAAGGATGTCGAAGAAGCTGGGTACTGAGATCAGAGCTGTGGAGGGGATAGAGGCCGCTCTTGATGGATCAGACACGATAACATCCATAACCAACAGCACCTCTCCGATAATTTTAAGGAAGTATCTGCCTGACAGATACCATGTGAATCTTGCCGGCTCAAATTATATGAACAGGAGAGAGGCCGAATATGAGGTACTTCACGATTCAGACCTTGTTGTCACCGAACACTATGATCAGTCAATGGTGGAAAGCGCAGAGATAGCAGAGTACGTCAGGCTGGGTGGAAAACCTATCGAACTGCGGGATATAGCGGGCAATTACGGAAAGTTCTCAGGGATGAATAGAACAGTATTCAAATCCATGGGCATAGGGCTAGAAGATATCGCTACAGCCTATAGGGTACTGCGCAACATGAACCTTGTGTGA